In Flavobacterium sp. N1736, the following are encoded in one genomic region:
- a CDS encoding P-loop ATPase, Sll1717 family gives MTDIKDWLPEFEVSAETDTELQEYFLLTPELDKIINSKYWLLLGRKGTGKTAIYKYLEKSIPQNVNNNIVVSLNFKDYPWPAHKLYKESIAGELSAYQKSWRFLFFVKLISRLIEIKEINSESLSKELKWAKKYIAKVFGNPDPSIMEVLFSKLARIQKLAGPGLEFDETSFNVGEVSFDDVAENKELQNTLRSNAFTLLSYFETIFKNNVGDKKFLIILDQLDENWLSGEIDEYSKVLINLINVCRNIAIDDTLKKNLKVIPFLRTDIYETLRFNDKNKLYQDSAIVIAWDNDSLDTMFLERVKKYKPNDVELDLSKKCDSLFEASFVRQGTPPFKYITRRSFFRPRDVIIYFNNIRKKHIQNKTGLYTTTELYDAAYDASISVYNEIIDEWSNQFPEIENLFSVLQLIQVETFTYSEFENKYKLEFPNSTEGDLRKHINFLFDNSIIGQKKQGRWEYQSSIPNLKMNIERPFRTHQSLKYRLQLTESRPGQNDD, from the coding sequence ATGACAGACATAAAAGATTGGTTACCAGAATTTGAAGTTTCTGCTGAAACTGATACAGAGCTGCAAGAGTATTTTTTATTGACTCCAGAGTTAGATAAAATAATTAATAGCAAATATTGGTTGCTTCTTGGAAGAAAAGGGACAGGAAAAACTGCCATTTATAAATATCTCGAAAAATCAATTCCTCAAAATGTAAATAACAATATAGTAGTATCTTTAAATTTCAAAGATTATCCTTGGCCTGCTCATAAATTATATAAAGAATCAATAGCTGGTGAATTAAGTGCATATCAAAAAAGTTGGCGTTTTTTATTTTTCGTGAAATTAATATCTCGTTTGATTGAAATTAAAGAAATTAACTCCGAAAGTCTTTCAAAAGAATTAAAATGGGCTAAAAAATATATCGCAAAAGTTTTCGGAAATCCTGATCCAAGCATTATGGAAGTATTATTTTCAAAACTTGCTAGAATACAAAAACTTGCAGGACCTGGCTTAGAATTTGACGAAACAAGCTTTAATGTTGGCGAAGTTTCATTTGATGATGTTGCAGAAAATAAAGAATTACAAAATACATTGAGATCAAATGCTTTTACACTGTTATCTTATTTTGAAACAATATTTAAAAACAATGTAGGTGATAAAAAATTCTTAATAATTCTTGATCAACTAGATGAGAATTGGTTAAGTGGTGAAATAGATGAATACAGTAAAGTTCTTATTAATCTAATCAATGTTTGTAGAAATATTGCTATTGATGATACATTGAAAAAAAATCTTAAAGTAATTCCATTTCTAAGAACAGACATTTATGAAACATTGAGATTTAACGACAAAAATAAGTTATATCAAGATAGTGCGATTGTTATTGCATGGGATAACGACTCATTAGATACTATGTTTTTAGAAAGAGTAAAAAAATATAAACCTAATGATGTTGAACTTGACCTAAGCAAAAAGTGTGACTCTTTGTTTGAAGCTTCATTTGTTAGACAAGGAACACCTCCATTTAAATATATAACAAGGCGTTCATTCTTTAGACCCAGAGATGTTATTATTTATTTTAACAATATTAGGAAGAAACACATACAAAATAAAACTGGTCTTTACACAACTACGGAATTATATGATGCTGCATATGATGCTTCAATAAGTGTATATAATGAAATAATAGATGAATGGTCCAATCAGTTTCCAGAAATTGAAAATTTATTCTCTGTTTTACAATTAATTCAAGTTGAAACTTTTACTTATTCCGAATTTGAGAATAAATATAAATTAGAATTTCCTAATTCGACTGAAGGGGACTTACGTAAACATATTAATTTTCTATTTGATAATTCTATAATTGGACAGAAAAAACAAGGCCGTTGGGAATATCAATCTAGTATACCAAATTTAAAAATGAATATCGAAAGACCTTTTCGAACACATCAATCTTTAAAATATCGTTTACAACTTACTGAAAGTAGGCCAGGTCAAAATGATGATTAA
- the prfA gene encoding peptide chain release factor 1: MLDRLQIVKQRFDEISDLIIQPDVISDQKRYVQLNQEYKNLKALAEKRDEYVLLMANIDEANEIIADGSDADMTEMAKMQLDEAKERLPELEEEIKFMLIPKDPEDAKNVMVEIRAGTGGDEASIFAGDLFRMYTKYCENQGWRTSVVDMNEGTSGGFKEVIFEVSGEDVYGTLKFEAGVHRVQRVPQTETQGRVHTSAATVMVLPEAEEFDVQIDMNDVRVDFFCSSGPGGQSVNTTKSAVRLTHIPTGLVAQCQDQKSQHKNKDKALNVLRSRLYEQELAKKEAEDATKRTSQVSSGDRSAKIRTYNYAQGRVTDHRVGLTLYDLGNIMNGDIQKIVAELQLVNNMEKLKEASEVF; the protein is encoded by the coding sequence ATGTTAGATAGACTTCAAATAGTAAAACAGCGTTTTGACGAGATTTCAGATTTGATTATCCAGCCGGATGTTATTTCTGATCAAAAGCGTTATGTGCAATTGAATCAAGAGTACAAAAACCTGAAAGCATTGGCTGAAAAGCGTGATGAATATGTGCTTTTGATGGCTAATATAGATGAGGCAAACGAAATTATTGCTGATGGAAGTGATGCAGATATGACCGAAATGGCCAAAATGCAACTAGATGAAGCAAAAGAAAGATTGCCGGAACTTGAGGAAGAAATCAAATTTATGTTGATCCCTAAAGATCCTGAAGATGCTAAAAACGTAATGGTCGAGATTCGTGCCGGAACAGGTGGGGATGAAGCAAGTATTTTTGCCGGAGATTTATTTAGAATGTATACTAAATATTGTGAAAATCAAGGCTGGAGAACTTCGGTTGTTGATATGAACGAAGGAACTTCGGGAGGTTTTAAAGAGGTTATTTTTGAAGTTTCGGGCGAAGATGTTTACGGAACTTTAAAGTTTGAAGCTGGTGTTCACCGTGTACAACGTGTTCCTCAGACTGAAACGCAAGGTCGTGTGCATACATCTGCAGCAACAGTTATGGTTTTACCGGAAGCGGAAGAATTTGATGTTCAAATTGATATGAACGATGTTCGTGTTGATTTCTTCTGTTCATCTGGACCTGGAGGACAATCTGTAAATACTACGAAATCTGCTGTACGTTTAACGCACATTCCTACGGGATTGGTGGCGCAATGTCAGGATCAGAAATCACAGCATAAAAATAAAGATAAAGCTTTGAACGTTTTACGTTCTCGTTTATACGAACAGGAATTGGCTAAGAAAGAGGCAGAAGATGCTACAAAACGTACTTCTCAGGTTAGTTCTGGTGACCGTTCGGCTAAGATTCGTACTTACAACTACGCTCAGGGTCGTGTAACTGATCACAGAGTTGGTTTAACTCTTTACGATTTAGGAAATATCATGAATGGTGATATTCAAAAAATTGTTGCCGAATTACAGTTGGTAAACAATATGGAGAAATTGAAAGAAGCTTCGGAAGTATTTTAA
- a CDS encoding phage holin family protein, translating into METNATTRDDENIFEKAENYTRTSIELVKLKTVSASADVLSTLTSKIAVGAVVAFFTLFLNIGLSLWIGKQLGEYSYGFFILALFYLIVAVVLHKFQHSLIKTPIGNMIISSILKETKTDSNETDKALN; encoded by the coding sequence ATGGAAACAAATGCAACAACAAGAGACGACGAAAACATTTTTGAAAAAGCTGAAAATTATACCCGAACAAGTATTGAATTAGTCAAACTTAAAACGGTATCTGCATCAGCAGATGTTCTTTCAACATTAACATCGAAAATTGCCGTTGGCGCTGTTGTTGCATTTTTTACTTTGTTTCTTAATATCGGGCTAAGTTTATGGATTGGAAAACAGCTTGGAGAGTATTCTTACGGCTTTTTTATACTGGCGTTATTTTATTTGATTGTTGCCGTTGTATTACACAAATTTCAGCATTCGCTAATAAAAACGCCAATTGGAAATATGATTATTTCCAGCATTTTAAAAGAAACTAAAACTGATTCAAACGAAACTGACAAAGCTTTAAATTAA
- a CDS encoding YtxH domain-containing protein translates to MKTSSTILGILGAAAAGAFLGVLFAPDKGSNTRKKISDKSKDYGDNLKGKFDGIVSTITSSGKDIIDEGKAKFNSVKEDFNNAKDEVKAVKTNY, encoded by the coding sequence ATGAAAACTAGTAGCACAATTTTAGGAATTTTAGGAGCCGCAGCGGCGGGAGCATTTTTAGGAGTTTTATTCGCACCGGATAAAGGTTCAAATACAAGAAAAAAAATATCAGATAAATCAAAAGATTACGGAGATAACCTAAAAGGTAAATTTGACGGAATTGTAAGCACAATTACTTCAAGCGGTAAAGATATTATCGACGAAGGAAAAGCAAAATTCAATTCTGTAAAAGAAGACTTCAACAATGCTAAAGATGAAGTAAAAGCTGTAAAAACGAACTACTAA
- a CDS encoding lmo0937 family membrane protein, producing the protein MSNLLYTIAVILVILWALGFFVYSAGSIIHILLVIAVIAILFRLIKGREI; encoded by the coding sequence ATGTCAAATTTATTATATACAATCGCAGTGATTCTGGTTATTCTTTGGGCTCTTGGGTTCTTTGTATACAGCGCCGGAAGTATTATTCACATATTATTAGTAATTGCTGTTATCGCAATTCTATTCAGACTTATTAAAGGTCGAGAAATTTAA
- a CDS encoding porin family protein, with amino-acid sequence MKMQSNLLCALVLFMTASFGMLHAQDENVTTEFGIKGGFNMSNFLSDENEATDKNMLYGFNAGVYATLPISDFVAIQPEILFTTKGSELEYDNAFATGNAKFKLNYIEVPLLVRVNITKNFNVQAGGYASYLVSSKVTGSGDFDFNEDVDTDDLNKFDAGIAAGIGVDFSPISVGLRYNYGLTTIGKERTVAGTTYTFPDAKNSNFSLYLSYKLN; translated from the coding sequence ATGAAAATGCAATCAAATTTATTATGCGCCTTGGTCCTTTTTATGACAGCTTCTTTTGGAATGTTACACGCACAGGACGAAAATGTTACCACAGAGTTTGGTATTAAAGGAGGATTTAACATGTCAAATTTCTTATCAGACGAGAATGAAGCAACTGACAAAAATATGCTGTATGGTTTTAATGCCGGTGTTTATGCCACATTACCAATCTCAGATTTTGTTGCTATTCAGCCAGAGATTTTGTTTACAACAAAAGGTTCAGAGTTAGAATATGACAATGCTTTTGCAACAGGAAATGCAAAATTCAAATTAAATTATATCGAAGTTCCTTTATTAGTACGAGTTAATATTACTAAAAACTTTAATGTTCAGGCTGGTGGTTATGCATCATATCTGGTAAGTTCTAAAGTAACAGGAAGTGGAGATTTTGATTTTAACGAAGATGTTGATACAGATGACTTAAACAAATTCGATGCTGGTATTGCAGCCGGTATTGGAGTAGATTTTAGCCCGATAAGTGTTGGATTACGTTACAATTATGGTCTTACAACGATTGGTAAAGAAAGAACTGTTGCCGGAACTACATATACGTTTCCAGATGCAAAAAACAGCAACTTTAGTTTATACTTATCATACAAATTAAATTAA
- a CDS encoding DUF4142 domain-containing protein, with protein MKAVPMLRATFLRIFFLFLIICTTSCKKNNPIENTLKNETFNTNDKEQMEAYFFIATANLSKVIISKSQIAQQKASQSIIKQLSRKIENHQSNLLQDVAKIANKRLVIVTEINNSNKLELYKLIDASDVSFDKAYMDSLLESLNEQIEALESVSKKTNDKVILKLVLHYLPELYQLLRETEQIKQQIN; from the coding sequence ATGAAAGCAGTGCCCATGTTGAGAGCAACATTTTTAAGAATATTTTTTTTATTTCTGATCATTTGTACCACGTCGTGCAAGAAAAATAATCCGATAGAAAATACCTTAAAAAATGAAACTTTTAATACGAATGACAAAGAACAAATGGAAGCTTATTTTTTTATTGCGACGGCAAATTTAAGTAAGGTCATTATTTCGAAAAGTCAAATTGCTCAGCAAAAAGCTTCACAAAGTATTATTAAGCAATTAAGCAGGAAAATAGAAAATCACCAAAGTAATTTGTTACAGGATGTAGCAAAGATAGCCAATAAAAGGCTGGTGATTGTTACAGAGATAAATAACTCCAATAAACTGGAATTATACAAATTAATTGATGCCAGTGACGTCAGTTTTGATAAAGCTTATATGGATTCTTTGTTGGAATCATTAAACGAACAAATCGAAGCACTGGAATCTGTTTCTAAGAAAACAAATGACAAAGTGATTTTAAAATTAGTATTGCATTATTTGCCGGAACTGTATCAGCTTTTAAGAGAAACTGAACAAATTAAACAACAAATTAATTAA
- a CDS encoding CHASE3 domain-containing protein, whose amino-acid sequence MKWIPKFNSSNSLRVIFVIAVFILLFLSSIAYKHNQDLNESSKLVMHTYEINIQLERLMSAIKDAETGQRGYIITRNGRFLTPYIYSRDKVNTSFITLKKLTADNPKQQKNLKKLFKLITQRFTSFENCFKYSNPQTYDKRKLDNHMFGGRILMDNIRFQVDEMNDIEKKYLQKRLKIYAQEISLSPVFSISLFLAALTFIILAYRQISKDIKRLKIFNKQLLISSRLMSESEVIGKFSTWQWDLDVNKIDYSENQYRLLGLKPNAFVPEKDTFLNFVHPDDKEAVSKSMDGIVNNKQLPFIYYKILLPDNEIRYFKSTGKLLRDQQGSQILLGINFDITDEHLLNIELQERNKELEKSNKELASFNHVASHDLQEPLRKIQTFISRVSDADKAVLSDSAKDYITKIEVSAKRMRVLIDDLLLFSRTNTTKKEFIKSNLNELFENAKSELTEIIDEKKAIITTSKLPKLNVIPYQIEQLFINLIGNSLKYNQPNLNPEITIETEKVLSTDYPDLLEQNIKKFYKITFSDNGMGFDPQFKETIFVLFQRLHSKTDYPGTGIGLAICKKIVENHKGHITADSILGKGSVFTVFLPE is encoded by the coding sequence ATGAAATGGATACCCAAGTTTAATTCTTCAAACTCATTGAGAGTTATTTTTGTAATCGCAGTTTTCATTCTGTTATTTCTTTCTTCAATTGCTTACAAACACAACCAGGATTTAAACGAATCCAGTAAATTGGTAATGCATACGTATGAAATAAACATTCAATTAGAGCGATTAATGTCAGCGATAAAGGATGCAGAAACAGGTCAGCGTGGCTATATAATAACACGCAACGGCCGTTTTTTAACTCCTTATATTTATTCGCGAGACAAGGTAAACACTTCATTTATTACGTTAAAAAAGCTTACAGCTGATAATCCAAAGCAACAAAAAAATCTTAAAAAATTATTTAAGCTTATTACGCAGCGTTTTACTTCATTCGAAAACTGCTTTAAATACAGCAATCCGCAAACATATGATAAAAGAAAACTTGACAATCATATGTTTGGCGGACGAATTTTAATGGATAATATTCGTTTTCAGGTTGATGAAATGAATGATATCGAAAAAAAATACCTGCAAAAAAGACTAAAAATATATGCTCAGGAAATTTCTTTAAGTCCTGTTTTCTCCATTTCATTATTTTTAGCAGCCCTAACTTTTATTATTCTTGCTTACAGACAAATCAGCAAAGACATTAAACGTTTAAAAATATTCAATAAACAACTTTTGATTTCTTCGCGATTAATGTCAGAATCTGAAGTTATTGGTAAATTTAGTACCTGGCAATGGGATTTAGATGTCAATAAAATCGATTATTCTGAAAATCAGTATCGATTATTAGGTCTTAAACCAAATGCTTTTGTTCCTGAAAAAGATACTTTTTTAAATTTTGTGCATCCGGATGATAAGGAAGCCGTTTCTAAATCTATGGATGGTATTGTCAACAATAAACAATTGCCTTTTATTTATTATAAGATTTTGCTTCCTGATAATGAAATCAGGTATTTTAAATCGACAGGAAAATTATTGAGAGATCAGCAGGGAAGCCAGATTTTGCTCGGAATTAATTTTGATATTACAGATGAGCATTTATTGAACATCGAACTTCAGGAACGTAATAAAGAACTTGAAAAAAGTAATAAGGAACTTGCTTCTTTTAATCATGTTGCAAGTCATGATTTGCAGGAACCGCTTCGGAAAATTCAAACTTTTATCTCAAGGGTTTCAGATGCCGATAAAGCTGTTTTATCAGACAGTGCCAAAGATTATATCACCAAGATTGAAGTATCAGCAAAAAGAATGCGTGTTTTAATAGACGATTTACTTTTATTTTCGAGAACAAATACTACGAAAAAAGAATTCATAAAATCAAATTTGAATGAATTATTCGAAAATGCTAAATCTGAATTAACAGAAATCATTGACGAGAAAAAAGCAATTATTACAACTTCAAAATTACCAAAGCTTAATGTTATTCCTTATCAAATAGAACAGCTTTTTATTAATCTGATTGGAAATTCTTTAAAGTATAACCAACCAAATTTAAATCCTGAAATTACGATTGAAACTGAAAAAGTTCTGTCGACTGATTATCCTGATTTATTAGAACAAAATATTAAGAAGTTTTATAAGATTACTTTTTCAGATAACGGAATGGGATTTGATCCTCAATTTAAAGAAACCATTTTTGTTTTATTTCAGCGTCTTCATTCTAAAACAGATTATCCCGGAACCGGAATTGGTCTTGCAATTTGTAAGAAGATTGTAGAGAACCATAAAGGTCATATTACTGCAGACAGCATCTTAGGAAAAGGTTCTGTATTTACAGTGTTTCTACCCGAGTAA
- a CDS encoding response regulator, whose protein sequence is MQKNALHILLADDDEDDRLFFKDAFEEVRVQTKVTFVHDGLQLMEHLMQPDVKLPDILFLDLNMPKKTGKECLIEIKKTEHLKNIIIAIYSTSSSEEDIEDTFIEGANIYIKKPSDFNTLKKIINEVVTLNWHYHTSGLNRDNFLLRLK, encoded by the coding sequence ATGCAAAAAAACGCATTACACATTTTACTCGCTGATGACGATGAAGATGATCGACTTTTTTTTAAAGATGCCTTTGAAGAAGTAAGAGTTCAAACAAAAGTTACGTTTGTTCACGATGGTCTTCAATTAATGGAACATTTAATGCAACCGGATGTAAAATTGCCTGATATTTTATTTCTGGATTTGAACATGCCTAAAAAAACAGGAAAAGAATGTTTGATCGAAATTAAAAAAACCGAACATCTTAAAAATATAATTATTGCGATTTACTCTACTTCATCTTCAGAAGAAGATATTGAAGACACTTTTATTGAAGGTGCCAATATTTATATTAAAAAGCCAAGTGATTTTAACACTTTAAAGAAAATTATTAATGAAGTTGTGACATTAAACTGGCACTATCACACATCTGGTTTAAACCGGGACAATTTCTTGTTGCGCCTAAAATAG
- a CDS encoding helix-turn-helix domain-containing protein has product MKLFIKFDINTICSLFLKQKLEEQNMNFTTLGFGEIELDENLSVEALEALKNNLGPFGFEVVENQKSVLVQKIKDAIIELVYMDDNNNFKSSVFLAEKLNHSYGYLSNVFSEVTYSSIENFIILQKIERAKQLMLVNEMSLTEIAFLLNYSSVAHLSTQFKNTTGITPSAFQRIIKKRRENLK; this is encoded by the coding sequence ATGAAACTATTTATAAAGTTTGACATCAACACAATTTGTTCTCTTTTTTTAAAACAAAAATTAGAAGAACAAAACATGAATTTTACCACATTAGGTTTTGGCGAAATTGAACTAGATGAAAATCTGAGTGTTGAAGCGCTTGAAGCTTTAAAAAATAATTTAGGCCCATTTGGTTTTGAAGTTGTTGAAAACCAAAAAAGCGTTTTGGTTCAAAAAATTAAAGACGCCATTATTGAACTGGTTTATATGGATGATAATAATAATTTTAAAAGTTCTGTATTTTTAGCAGAGAAATTAAATCATAGTTATGGTTATTTATCGAATGTTTTTTCGGAAGTAACGTATTCTTCTATTGAAAATTTCATCATTTTGCAAAAAATAGAAAGAGCCAAACAATTGATGCTAGTCAATGAAATGAGTTTAACCGAAATTGCTTTTTTACTTAATTATTCGAGTGTTGCTCATTTAAGTACCCAGTTTAAAAACACTACCGGAATAACTCCTTCGGCTTTTCAAAGAATTATTAAAAAAAGAAGAGAGAATTTAAAATAA
- a CDS encoding CsbD family protein, whose product MNTTEIKGNWNELKGKLKQKYADLTDDDLMYAEGKEDEMYGKLQQKLGKTKEEFHQMLSDL is encoded by the coding sequence ATGAATACTACAGAGATAAAAGGGAATTGGAATGAGTTAAAAGGGAAATTAAAACAAAAATATGCTGATCTTACAGATGATGATTTGATGTATGCTGAAGGTAAAGAAGATGAAATGTACGGAAAGCTTCAGCAAAAATTAGGTAAAACTAAAGAAGAGTTTCATCAAATGTTATCGGATTTGTAA
- a CDS encoding Dps family protein yields MSPNIGITPKNLKKSTSILATILSNEMTLYVKTRKFHWNISGNSFMELHKLFEDQYRVLENNIDEVAERISQLGEKTIGTMKEFIENSTLKESPKEYASQKNMLEELLENHEQLVTEFRDYIPVFENDNHDIGSADFITGLLQQHEKMAWILRRYQV; encoded by the coding sequence ATGAGCCCAAATATTGGAATTACACCAAAAAATTTAAAGAAGAGTACAAGTATATTAGCCACGATTTTATCTAACGAAATGACCTTATATGTAAAAACAAGAAAATTTCACTGGAATATTTCAGGAAATAGTTTCATGGAATTACATAAATTATTTGAGGATCAATACCGCGTTTTAGAAAACAATATTGATGAGGTTGCAGAACGCATTAGTCAGCTTGGAGAAAAAACAATTGGTACGATGAAGGAATTTATCGAAAATTCGACTTTAAAAGAATCTCCAAAAGAATATGCTTCTCAAAAAAACATGCTGGAAGAACTTTTAGAGAATCACGAGCAATTGGTTACTGAATTTAGAGATTATATTCCGGTGTTTGAAAACGATAATCATGATATTGGATCTGCTGATTTTATTACAGGTTTATTACAGCAACACGAAAAAATGGCATGGATTTTACGCCGTTATCAGGTATAA
- the pyrF gene encoding orotidine-5'-phosphate decarboxylase encodes MTTQQLHEQILQKKSFLCVGLDPDLTKIPPHLLETEDPIFEFNKAIIDATHDLTVGYKPNTAFFEAYGIKGWISLQKTINYINENFPEIFTIADAKRGDIGNTSSMYAKAFLEDLNFDSVTVAPYMGKDSVEPFLAFKNKHTILLALTSNEGAFDFQTLNTNGKELYKQVLETSKTWKNSHNLMYVVGATKAEYFTEIRKIVPDSFLLVPGIGAQGGSLSEVCKYGMNDKVGLLVNSARAIIYASKGTDFAEKAREEALSVQKEMETILDLKFQV; translated from the coding sequence ATGACAACACAACAACTACACGAACAAATTCTTCAAAAAAAATCATTTTTATGCGTTGGTCTTGATCCTGATTTAACTAAAATTCCGCCACATTTATTAGAAACCGAAGATCCTATTTTCGAATTCAATAAAGCCATAATCGATGCGACACACGATTTAACAGTAGGTTATAAACCAAATACTGCTTTTTTTGAAGCTTATGGAATAAAAGGATGGATTTCACTGCAAAAGACGATCAATTACATCAACGAAAATTTTCCCGAAATATTTACCATTGCCGATGCAAAACGAGGAGATATTGGAAACACTTCGAGTATGTATGCAAAAGCTTTTTTAGAAGATTTAAATTTTGATAGTGTAACCGTTGCACCTTATATGGGGAAAGATTCAGTAGAGCCTTTTCTGGCTTTCAAAAATAAACATACTATATTGTTAGCCTTGACTTCAAACGAAGGCGCTTTCGATTTCCAGACTTTAAATACAAACGGAAAAGAATTATACAAACAAGTTTTAGAAACCTCTAAAACCTGGAAAAACAGTCATAATTTAATGTACGTTGTGGGCGCTACAAAAGCAGAATACTTTACAGAAATCAGAAAAATTGTTCCGGACAGTTTTTTATTAGTTCCCGGAATTGGCGCTCAGGGCGGAAGTTTATCTGAAGTTTGCAAATACGGAATGAACGATAAAGTTGGTTTATTGGTAAATTCAGCAAGAGCAATTATATACGCTTCTAAAGGAACAGATTTCGCAGAAAAGGCAAGAGAAGAAGCCTTATCAGTTCAAAAAGAAATGGAAACAATTCTTGATTTAAAGTTTCAGGTTTAG
- a CDS encoding ABC transporter substrate-binding protein, protein MKQLIDQLGTLHSFETNPKRIISLVPSQTELLYDLGLEEKIIGITKFCVHPYHFKSTKKIVGGTKKIHFEKIKLLQPDIIICNKEENTPEIVEQLSTICPVWVTNIVTIEDNFKMISDFGQLFNCRTEAQKWNDKLTFALSDFKKYIQDISVKKAAYFIWKNPYMVAGNDTYINELLKLNHFDNIYEDKGRYPEIELKKMRIEGDPDLVFLSSEPYPFKEEDAFEIGRFTHHAKTIFVDGEMFSWHGSRLLKAFPYFKILHERLKN, encoded by the coding sequence ATGAAACAACTAATTGATCAGCTCGGTACTTTACATTCATTTGAGACGAATCCAAAACGTATAATTTCGCTTGTTCCTTCTCAAACTGAATTATTGTATGATTTAGGTTTAGAAGAAAAAATCATCGGAATTACTAAGTTTTGTGTGCATCCTTATCATTTTAAATCAACCAAAAAAATTGTTGGAGGAACTAAGAAGATTCATTTTGAGAAAATAAAACTATTACAGCCAGATATTATTATTTGTAATAAAGAAGAAAACACACCCGAAATTGTCGAACAATTAAGTACAATTTGTCCGGTTTGGGTAACCAATATAGTTACTATCGAAGATAATTTCAAAATGATTTCAGACTTTGGTCAACTTTTTAATTGCAGAACCGAAGCTCAAAAATGGAATGACAAACTGACTTTTGCTTTAAGCGATTTCAAAAAATATATTCAGGATATATCCGTTAAAAAAGCCGCTTATTTTATTTGGAAAAATCCATATATGGTTGCAGGAAATGATACGTATATAAATGAGTTATTAAAACTCAATCATTTTGATAATATTTATGAAGATAAAGGTCGTTATCCTGAAATTGAACTCAAAAAAATGCGTATAGAAGGCGATCCGGATTTGGTTTTTCTATCCTCAGAACCATATCCTTTTAAAGAAGAAGATGCTTTTGAAATTGGACGTTTTACGCATCACGCCAAAACTATCTTTGTCGATGGTGAAATGTTCTCCTGGCATGGCAGCCGATTATTAAAGGCTTTTCCATACTTTAAAATACTACACGAAAGATTGAAGAATTAG